One Triticum dicoccoides isolate Atlit2015 ecotype Zavitan chromosome 4B, WEW_v2.0, whole genome shotgun sequence genomic window carries:
- the LOC119296330 gene encoding uncharacterized protein LOC119296330 isoform X3 — translation MSSRWMRKHRIQESNCKRRRRRPHGFYEDQKRMPIIRAWIRLACGKTGSRSVMLVSLIEDGHPSSSWFMGLRSVRNPWYASILRPLLRGLDVEGGREVVICRGEGDGGGDLQLLLKGRRRGGAEMRGYCCLFLHAVFLSWFTLKKVLVFLPFCGLLVHEYVHIDKL, via the exons ATGAGCAG CCGCTGGATGAGAAAGCATAGGATTCAGGAAAGCAACTGCAAGAGACGGAGAAGACGTCCCCATGGCTTCTACGAGGACCAGAAGCGTATGCCTATTATTAGAGCTTGGATAAGG CTTGCTTGTGGAAAAACTGGTTCTCGTTCAGTTATGCTTGTCAGTTTGATAGAAGATGGACACCCCTCTTCAAGTTGGTTTATGGGCTTGCGGAGTGTGAGAA ACCCCTGGTATGCCTCCATCCTTCGTCCCTTGCTCCGTGGCCTGGATGTCGAGGGAGGGCGAGAGGTGGTGATATGCAGGGGTGAGGGAGATGGAGGCGGTGACCTGCAGCTCCTGTTGAAGGGGCGGAGAAGAGGGGGTGCGGAGATGAGAGGCTATTGTTGTTTATTCCTTCATGCAGTATTTCTGAGTTGGTTCACTCTGAAAAAAG TTTTGGTGTTTCTGCCTTTTTGTGGCCTCTTGGTTCATGAGTATGTTCATATTGATAAATTATAG
- the LOC119296330 gene encoding uncharacterized protein LOC119296330 isoform X1 produces the protein MSCCDWCSRWMRKHRIQESNCKRRRRRPHGFYEDQKRMPIIRAWIRLACGKTGSRSVMLVSLIEDGHPSSSWFMGLRSVRNPWYASILRPLLRGLDVEGGREVVICRGEGDGGGDLQLLLKGRRRGGAEMRGYCCLFLHAVFLSWFTLKKVLVFLPFCGLLVHEYVHIDKL, from the exons ATGTCATGTTGTGATTGGTGCAGCCGCTGGATGAGAAAGCATAGGATTCAGGAAAGCAACTGCAAGAGACGGAGAAGACGTCCCCATGGCTTCTACGAGGACCAGAAGCGTATGCCTATTATTAGAGCTTGGATAAGG CTTGCTTGTGGAAAAACTGGTTCTCGTTCAGTTATGCTTGTCAGTTTGATAGAAGATGGACACCCCTCTTCAAGTTGGTTTATGGGCTTGCGGAGTGTGAGAA ACCCCTGGTATGCCTCCATCCTTCGTCCCTTGCTCCGTGGCCTGGATGTCGAGGGAGGGCGAGAGGTGGTGATATGCAGGGGTGAGGGAGATGGAGGCGGTGACCTGCAGCTCCTGTTGAAGGGGCGGAGAAGAGGGGGTGCGGAGATGAGAGGCTATTGTTGTTTATTCCTTCATGCAGTATTTCTGAGTTGGTTCACTCTGAAAAAAG TTTTGGTGTTTCTGCCTTTTTGTGGCCTCTTGGTTCATGAGTATGTTCATATTGATAAATTATAG
- the LOC119296330 gene encoding uncharacterized protein LOC119296330 isoform X2: MLKFLDVNAHLPPTQAKILLEIRILVLHICISKKLAHYCKSDIFLLACGKTGSRSVMLVSLIEDGHPSSSWFMGLRSVRNPWYASILRPLLRGLDVEGGREVVICRGEGDGGGDLQLLLKGRRRGGAEMRGYCCLFLHAVFLSWFTLKKVLVFLPFCGLLVHEYVHIDKL; encoded by the exons ATGCTTAAATTCCTGGATGTAAACGCACACTTGCCTCCTACACAGGCCAAAATACTATTGGAG ATAAGGATACTTGTTTTGCATATTTGCATCTCGAAGAAGCTTGCCCACTATTGTAAGTCTGACATTTTCTTG CTTGCTTGTGGAAAAACTGGTTCTCGTTCAGTTATGCTTGTCAGTTTGATAGAAGATGGACACCCCTCTTCAAGTTGGTTTATGGGCTTGCGGAGTGTGAGAA ACCCCTGGTATGCCTCCATCCTTCGTCCCTTGCTCCGTGGCCTGGATGTCGAGGGAGGGCGAGAGGTGGTGATATGCAGGGGTGAGGGAGATGGAGGCGGTGACCTGCAGCTCCTGTTGAAGGGGCGGAGAAGAGGGGGTGCGGAGATGAGAGGCTATTGTTGTTTATTCCTTCATGCAGTATTTCTGAGTTGGTTCACTCTGAAAAAAG TTTTGGTGTTTCTGCCTTTTTGTGGCCTCTTGGTTCATGAGTATGTTCATATTGATAAATTATAG